agttcatagactggaattggcataccagtatccggatgaaaatcaacaactggaccatctctcagagaagcccatatatgtttagctttatcacccttatagtctatgtactgagtgatacaatgaagccactgagtgtacttgccatcaaacaacactggaggtcgggaatctgatccaatgataagagtatcttgagtagacatcttaatttgaggtagattcggtatagattcggtattaaataCAATCTATGATCAgagttcagtataaaatctaacaagaatgtcagattcggtaaagattcggtacagtagcaaaTTCGGTAAGTGATTCggcactgtagcagattcggtaacatttcggtaaaccagattctttatcagaaactgataagaatcacaagtaacacacccaaattcggtatggattcagtaaccacacaacttgaagcctcggaatacttaaaaccaaagaattaagtgaaactgagattctgattcggtaaatgactcggtagtcaaattctgtaaaatattatgtgtaaactcaatccaattcccttgaattagattcggtaaccttgctgcataagaaaacaagttagtaacaaacagaatatcaatgataccgaagattcaggataccgaatgtcaactgtagcagttgacaatactgaatctaagtctaaaacttagaaatataacagaatcctttctcaaaccacaccaattagctgcatataatcaaaccgaatgtgatagaatcacaaacacaccacaatctgcaacacttaagatgaattttcagtaatgaagcagactcggtatgacggttatgataccgaatgttgatcaaatcttcaaaacttgaagaattgaagaaattgaaccgacagaaatgtgatttaacacctcacgaacacaactgaatctttaaatcttcacaaaaatccagaatcaagcttgaattaagcaataccgagagttttagccacaaactctaaaaatcaacttgattctccataattgaagttaataagctgtaatgatgatcgaaactatttctaatagacctaatacaccttcgctgaacttatcacaagaatctgaacgtcagattatcaaattcgataataccgaatctgattcattttaccgagagtattcagattctgtaatctacaatctctggatcgatatagtgatgtagaatcacttcctggaagctctgataccaaatgataggtcagatcatgatgagattgagagaaatgataagatagagtgagattcggtatgtaggaagaagactcggtatgagagagaatcggtaaaattacattccacagcttctagaactcagttacaatacaatggctatctaattaggactacttaggttccttatatagccctcttctaaggaaccttcatttaagcttaattcacattaacactatacaacttcggggtcctaacatcaaattacaaaccgatttattttctgaaaaccctattttcaatgcgttcattaccattgaacgtaaaatcctaggaattcacctagaattcattaggtcacctgaactaaatcgggtgtcaaccgtgagaacggtggttacatagcatggtcgaagacaggaccttgtgccagaccgaaaaactatagggtgatctttactattgctcctacaaaggatagtaattgcatccgacacgctttcgaccataattatctgcatgtcatgggacactGCCTtgacagttgtttgttcaacgctttcctttacaaccggatggtagtttaccgaaaggtaatatacggaacaagtaaactggacgtgttgctttcctaatacaaggttagcaagtgggtgacacaaaccataagttttgagctaaaattttcaattctgaaacccacaaaacccacaaaaacattttgcaaacaccggtgaagggttattccggaaaacttatctagggtaaaagctagattgaattttcaaaagatcaaatgttttcataaagatccaattttctaaaggatctaaattttcatagtcatgtgggactgtaaaccacaacgttactatcattgtccataccgctgtattgaaatcactgatgtacaaagtgtgaagaataaagaagtgattcaagtatgtttttatttcaagttctatattgcttgaggacaagcaacgctcaagtgtaggaatatatttcatagcattatccttcaagaaagacaagcttttggttgcaattgttctatttacaagtgatattcgtttaaataataaaaggtgaagacaaaaagatagattcgacgatttgaagatgcaaatgaccaaaatgctaaaaagtacaaagtacaatccaagtggttcaatttattgatgagaaacgtctcaaaattacaagagtacgagccgcgaaatgcaaagtacaagatattaaatcgtacgaagggatgttcgaaaattcgaaaccgatacatgaaccaactatcaacgcgcgacgcaacggagctaaaattacaagtcaacgatgcacatgaatataatataatatatataattatatatattatattataaatattaaataatacgcaACATCCCACGTTTTGGAAGCATTTGGACCAGTggaaggtggccatgcgatcgcatggctatgaaggcctaaacccatgcaatcgcatgggttactgtacaTGACCAGGTCTATAAATTGGACGAGTTTTCTGCCGAATGATGGACACCAATATATATCCttttactctctatctctcaaatatatatttatatttatattttaattataattttaatttaagtttaataataataaggttatgttagcgaatgttttaagtttgtaagtagaaactctgtccgtgtaacgctacggtattaatactcattgtaagttatgttcaacctttttaaattaatgtctcgtagctaaattattattatgcttatttaagccgaagtaatcgtgatgttgggctaaatattaagattgggtaattgggatttgtactataattggggtttggacaaaggacacttgtggaaattagagtatgggctattaatgggctttatattaactaaacgaaacctcgttaatttaatataaaggttacaatttgacgtatctataaataaccacatacgcttaatcgggtgcGGTGGGcgtgatatttataaatacaaattattgttcatttgactggacacggggatggattaatagttaatggactcattaaaacaggggtggattacattcaagggtaattggtataattgttaacaaagtagtaaaaccttggattacacgcagtcgataacctggtgtattcattaaataaagtattaagaccttgttacagtttgaatccccaattagttgaaatatttgacttcagatataaggttaatttgacgaagatcctcgcactttataattatgaccaatggactattatggacaaaaccgtatggacatatcgaataatccaggacaaaggacaattaacccatggtaaaaaattaaaatcaacacgtcaaacatcatgattacgaaagtttaaataaggataattcctttattttatatctcatcgtacttttaattatcgcaattttatttatcatcattttatttatcgcacttttaattatcgcaattttattatcgtcatttactttacgctttaaattaagttatatttatttttaatattttacattaggttttaattgtgacttaagacataaaattgacaaaccggtcactaaacggtaaaaaccccccttttataatatttattataataataataatactacttatatatatatatatatatatatatatatatatatatatatatatatatatatatatatatataaatatagtttaaaaatatagcgttaaacttggctagctccctgcggaacgaaccggacttactaaaaactacgctactttacgattaggtacactgcctatagtgttgtagcaaggtttaggtatatctactctataaataaataaataacttgtgtaaaattgtatcgtatttaatagtatttcgcaataaaaatataactatttcgtatacacctcgcataacatcattaatattacaaagtatcattactagaattatcatttaaacattaatattagtgatactgtAGGATTacggaaatttctattaaaattattaaaaattaccattataattaaaagtattatttttactaaaactatcattattattgttaccagtattatatatatatcattattattaaaaataagtaCGATTATGAAAATAAGGGTTTTAATGACGtcattaaagttataagcataaaaaaaataaagattttatacacataacttaactatatttatatataaaaggaaaatatatataatgaaacttattaatctactatatatatatataaattacatcaccactaataatatatatttgtttgattacgattatgtgtattaatatatatacaaattatataggtttgtgaatccgaggccaaccttgcattgttcaatatcgtcgtatgaatatttttactacaaaatattgaatcgtgagttttatttgctccctttttaaattcttttgcaatatatatttttgggactgagaatacatgcgctgcttgtataaatgttttacgaaatagacaaaagtaattgaaactacattctgtgactagattattaaaccgaatatgcccctttttagtctggtaatctaagaattagggaacatacaccctaattgacgctaatcctaaagatagatctattgagcccaacaagccccatccaaagtaccggatgctttagtacttcgaatttatcatgtccgaagggagtcccagaatgatggggatattctatatgcatcttgttaaggtcggttaccaggtgttcaccatatgaatgatttttatctctatgcagtttgcgaaatgcctgatacgagaatgatgtttatgaaaaatgaaatcttgtgatctattaaaatattgaaaatgattgtttatgataaattaatgaactcaccaaccttttggttgacacttgaaagcatgtttattctcaggtatgaaagaaatcttccgctgtgcatttgctcattttagagaaattacttggagtcattcatgacatatttcaaaagacgttgcattcgagtcgttgagttcatcaagattattattaagttaattatagttggatatattatgaaatggtatgcatgccgtcaactttcgaagtaataaaagtttgtcttttaaaaaacgaatgcaatgtttgtaaaatgtatcatatagaggtcaagtacctcgcgatgtaaccaaatgtaatatattcgtccagatagattaggacgggtcattagatacCGTGTCTGATTAAACATATATGGCTATTTATAAATATCTCCAACTgtaaatatatgtattaaattaatgaattTCCTTTCTATTAAACAAATACATACTCCATCAATAGTCAATATtccagttttacaagaatagttattTTATGTAAACATTAAATAGAAGTATAAATTCATTAACCCAAACCGATATTTTTAATCAAACATTACTATTATTTAGACTAGATGAACATAGTAaaaacttagctacgatacatagGAGTAATAAAAAAGAAACAACTTGCAAACAACTTCACTTTAATTATTTTCAAATGGTagaaacttgaattaaaaacaCGCGTACAATACTTGATTACAGTACCAAACTACTAATTTAACTTGGAAATATAAAATAGGAAATAGAAGTGGACGTAAGTGTGTGTCCATTTATCAGTCTATAGCTTCCTCTTATATTGATCATAAAGTAAATATTGATACTTCCTCTACACAATTATTACCCCGTAACTTGCTCCTTGATTTCCTCCATGAGTTAAATGTAGGTCCCACCTAACACCTAACTCTTTGATGCATTTAATCCCTCGGTTCAGATAGGGCATGTTTGTTGGTTAGGCCGGTTTAAGTACGTAGATGAATATACTAGTGGTCCTAAAGTTTCAAAACATGGAATAGGCTGAATTTGGGTCTGACTTGCTATTGGACTTATTTTTGTAATATGTTTATTTAATGAGGCAGGATTATTATTTAAAGGGTTGCCGGAAAAAGGGGAATTGGGCTTACTACTTGGGTTGGGCAGATCAGATACTTTGGTAGGTGATGTAGCAATTGCAACGTGTCTAGAAAGTTTGATAGCCTTAGCAAACATTGTGGGGTTGAGTGCCCTAATCCAACTTTTGATGTTCTCTTTAGAACCTTGCAAAAAAAGTCCAATGACCTGCTCCTCTGATTGATATGGAAACAGTGTTAAAAGAACCTTATATTCTAGAATATAGTCTTCAATGTCACTCGTTTGATATAAAGAGCCTAAATCATCTAGGTAATTCGTTGATAATTTCTTTGGTGGATGTAACAGCAGATTCCAGATCCTTCATTTAAGAAAATAACAAGTCTATATTTGCATCTTGAGCATCAAGTTGTTCCTCTAACCAGGTGATGATGAAGTCTTCATCAGAATTTACCATTGTTGGAGGGATAAGGTAAGTGGAAATGGAACCATTGATGGAGATTTAGTATAGCAACAACATGTTTTGAGGATTAATAGCAATAATAGTAAATAAcactaaggaaatatcaataaatGGAGGAGCATGAGTATGATGAAAGAGTAAAGTTTCTATTGACAAAATATGGAAGATAAGCAATAAGAGAAGATCCAAAACAATGGAAGCTTCCTGCCTAAATTTCAGTAAAGATGCAATATCTTCCTGCCCAAAGCTTTTACAGTCGATTACAAAGTTCATACTTAATTCCTGACTGGCTAATCCTAATAAACTAACACTAACATATAAAGCCTTTCCATTGGGCTTGGGCTTGGTTGTTCTCTATCACTATTGGGCTTGAATTTAGCCTTGGGCCGTTCTCTATCAAACACATTTGTGAACACATCATCACCATGTAGGGAATTACAACACCAAAGTAGAGGCGTACATAATTGACATTTTAAAACAATCATTGTAGGTCATGACCGGAAATATGTGCCAAGAACGTATTCATCCAAACTCAATATTCTTATTCTTGCAAGTGCGTAAGATTTTAAACTCCCTTAGGCATCTAGTAAATTCCATAATGAAATGCTAACTATTGTCGTAAAGGTGAAAGTCAACcgcatttaataaaaaaaatttctatataaatattttaaatcaATATTCAATTTAATTATTAACTAtgtataatttattaatttaaattttttatttttataattaataaattttgtgTCATacgagtaaatataaatataaaatatggaTTCTTTGTTCTTTGTAACACatgtaaaagtatatttaatatggATTCTCTCTCACctagttcatttcaaaattcaaaaTCAAACCCTTTTGTTTTCCCCCAAGAACAAAATCTCAACTCCCTCCAATCAGTAATGAATTAGGATCTGGTCCTTCACGCAACAACCACTCAGATTTGTCTCCTCTACAGCCGCATGATGCTGCTCTCAACAGTCGACAGTTTGCTTCATTTTTTTCCCGCCGAACAGTTTACGAGATTCAGTAGAGCTTCACCGGAGTTGGCTGCCAGAACTGAATCGAGCGGCAGTTCAATGGTGTTTACTGGAAGGCTGCATAAGGAGTGTACTCGTCACATGATTAAGAGTGCTTTCGGCAAATTTTGGTCCATTAACCGACGTGAAATTTTGGCCTTATATGAGGTATGCCTTTATTTCTTTTCAAGGTTCGTCCCATGCTTCTGCTGCTGTTAACAGTCTCAATGGCTCCTATACCTTCAGTCATCCCATTTATGTGGGATGCCCTCGCCGGAATCGGTCGTGTGGAGGTGTTTCCCGACCAAAATTTATGGCAACTTCCAAATTTCAGAGTAAACTCACACCGCACCGTGAGGTGGTTGATAGGTTGGATTTCAGTATCGTGTTGGTAGATTGCGTCCTCTACTAGATGAGAAAGTGATGAAAATTTTGGTATATAATAAAGTTATCGTTTCCAAGATAAGCAAGCTCGGCCTTTGTGGGTTCGTCATTGTGTGTCCTGACCAAGAGAGTCTCAATTCCGTGCTTGCAGCTGGCTCGAATAAGGATGATTTTGTGCTCATTTCCCCTTTTTCCAAGCTGGCCGAAACTTATTCCGTTTGTTGTGGGTTGAAATCAGGGGTGTTTCGGCTTTGTATGTGTCATCTGAGAATGTCCATAAAATAGTCGTACATTTGGTGAGGTTCTTGTTGTTACAAAATCATCTTCGTCCCACGGCAATTTCGGCTCGCAATATGCTTTCATCAAGTCTAAATGTGTGGAACACATACACGAAATTGTCGAAAGTGATCTCGTTGGGCATGTTGACTTTACTTCTCAAGTGTAGGTTAACGAATTGGGTATGGCTTCAGATTTTTAATGATTAATCGTGGAGGGGTTCTCGCTGGAGTTTCTTGATGCGTCGGATAAATAATTTATGTTCGGTTTTGGATTCGGCCACATGTTGTTTTGGTGCTTTGGATTGGGGTGGGACTACTGCGGAGGTGACAATTTCAATGTATTATTCTTCCCAATACGAGTCGGTTAGGATCTGGTTAGATACAACGAAGGTGGTTAAAGATGGGGTTGGCGGTTGTGAGGCTTTGAAAACCCCTAGTGCGTTGGACTCGGGTTGTGATGTTATAAAAGAAAGGGTGGAAAAGGGTTCGGTGGTTTGCGATGAAGGTGGGAATGATGGTTTCCCGATTGGTGGTGAATCGGCTGGTTTGGTTTTAAAGGCATCTGCTCCTTAATGTGTTTTGGGTACCACTGATGCAAGTGGGTAAATGGGTCCTCTTTAATCCATGATCTTAACAATTATTTAAATTTTGTTAAGGATGATGTTTTAGATGGTAATAAAAAATTCCCGTGCACCGGAATGGTTTGTGAAAGATCTTGTCGGGTCAAGTGAAACAATTTGCTTAATGCAAATCGGTGGTGTCTTGGTGACGTCTTATTAGGGGCGCGGTTCCAAGATTGATGTTGATTCAAAGATTGATCCCACTTCAAAGAATATGGAATTCTAAGATGTCGGGAAAAGTGTGTCGTTCCGTTTAAAAGACTCGAATAAGGACCCCGACTTGGTGATGTGGTGCAAAGGCTTTCTCAAGAAGATTCTGTCGTTGATGATGCGGGTGTCGATGGTAATGGCCCCTCGATGGATAAATGTGCTGGGTTTTTTAGATGGCTTCGAAAGGTTTTGTACATTGCCAAGTTGAAGGAAAATGTCTTCGTCCCGCGCCCATCCTTAAACCAAAAAAGGTAAACTTAAGGCTAGAAAGGTTCATGGTGCCGAGTTAGCAAATTTTAACTTTGAGGGTATATGTGTTCATTGTTGTAGGTTCCGGTTTATATGTGTCTTCAATGTGGTTGTTTATTTCCATTTAGTTTAGTTTATGCGGTAGATGTTTTGGAATCGTTGCCGGAAGATTTTGATTTCTCGCCCTCTGATTCTTGTCCTTTTGGGTTTGCTTCGTTTGTTAGGATTTCAAGTTCGGGTTATTTTTTAGGTCGAGGTTTCTGATGTATTTATGGATTCCCTTgtatttttgaaaaaaaattataaatatctAATCATTTTAATTTTAACTTTGCGCTCCCGAGGACACAATTTTGCAGATTCTCAAACAAAaataaaatatcaatatcaataaataaataaaacaaacatgCTCAATTTATCATTGCCCTAAAACCATCTCGCCCAAAATCCCGCCTCCGTCACACCGAACCCTAAAACCCTCACAGAACCCTACTCCCAAATCTCAGTTTCTCGTGCTTCATCAATGGGGTTCAAGAAGCAAGAATCAGCAAACAACAAACGAAAGTTATCAAAAGGTGCCGGTGATGGTGGCAAATTCAGTCCCAAAACTAAGAAACTCAAAACCCCATCCAACACCACTCAACAACCCAACAAACCTTTCAACAAGAAGCCTTTCAATTCATCTAAACCTAAATTCAACAAATCAGATACACCTCAAGATGCCCCCAAAACTAAACGAGAACTTCGTATCCAATCCAAGGTTTCTTTAATTTTCATTTTATACACACATTATACTGTATTCATGAATCTATGTATATCTATGTAATGTAATGGGTAATAGGTATAACATTTGATAGTGATGCCAACAGTGTAAAGTTTACATCTTTAACAAAAAATTGTGCTGTTTTGCAGGAACTTGCTGAAGCTAGGAAGAAAAAGAGAAAGCCTCACTATACACTTGAGCAAGTATGTAccttttttttttatagaatagatagatagatagtatttgataaagttttttttaaatgttattcttattcttatttgtGAACTTAGGAGCTCGCATCGCTATGGGAGAAGATGAGGCGTCGTAATATTGCAAAAGAAGATAGATCTAAGTATGTATATTCCTTAATGTTCTACTTAGTGGTGTATAGTATTATTAATTCATTATGCTATGATGATTTGCATTAAAGAAAATGATATTTATGTGTAATGTGTTTCAAGGCTGGTGAGTGAGGCTTTAAGGAAAATGAAAGGAAAAATTCATGAAATTGCAGGCTCTCATGTTTCATGTCGTGTTCTTCAggtaatatttttaattatttattgtTTGTGAGGTGAAAGTACCCTTTTTCAAGACAAATACTTAATACATATGGATTATTTTGTATGCTTTTGCTTTAGACGTGTGCCAAGTATTGTACGCAAGATGAACGAAATGCTGTATTTGAGGAGCTTCGGCCACATTTTCTCACCTTAGCTTGCAACACATACGCGGTACATCTCATTACAAAGTTGTTGGATAATGGTAAGTGATTGGTTTATAAAACATAATATTAGATTAAATGGAATAAAGTTGTTTATTCATATTTATATGCTTCTCATTTCACTTTCGCAGCGTCAAAGGAACAATTGGCTGACTTTATATCTTTACTTCGTGGTCATGTTGCTTCTCTTTTACGTCATATGGTTGGTTCAGTTGGTATGACACATTGCACTTATTACAAATGGATTATTGTCCGTCTTATAAGCCCGTATTTTGTTTTTTTATCAAATGTTTTTGAAAATATATTATTGAAGGTAATGCGTTGTTTATGTACTTTTAGTCGTTGAACATGCTTATCATCTGGGAAATGCcgatcaaaaacaatctctcctcaTGGAATTATACTCTACCGAGCTTCAGTTGTTTAAGGATCTATCATTAGTTAAAGAACGCAGGTAATAAACACGTAAATACATCAATAACttatttttttaaacttatatgtatataatttttttGTGCTATATTCACAATTTCACTTTGCTAACAGGCTAGTGGATATAATTGCGAAACTGAATTTGAACAAATCAGCAGTAGTGAGACATATGTCTGCTGTGTTTCAACCAATCCTTGAAAAAGGAATAGTTGATCACTCTATCTTACACAAGGCACTTGTGGAGTACTTTACGATTGCTGACAAGGTTAGTCAACTGTTTATTCGGTTAAAATCAAAGTTGATATCTTCATTTTTGTTCGTTGTTTTCTTAAAACAAGTGTATGTTTAGACCTCTGCTGCAGATGTTATTCAGCATCTATCGAGTGCTCTTCTTGTTCGGATGATACATACAAAGGATGGATCCAAAATCGGGATTCTTTGTATTAAGCATGGCAGTGCCCAGGTCTGTTTAATTTTCGTCACCCGCTTTGATTTACTTATATACCTTGACTtgtgtaattttttttaaaaaaattgtgtgtttttttttttcagGAGAGAAAGAAAATTATAAAAGGAATGAAGGGTCATGTCAGTAAGATAGCTCTAGATAGATTTGGCAGCATGGTATGTGTGGTTCATGGTTAAtctttagttatttttatttactgttctACATATTATTAGATATTTTATGTATAGTCCGAAATGACCCATTTTTCTATATTTATTACATCTTTTATGTGCTTATCTAGTTGACTTGAAGTGTATTCTCGTATTTTTTCTTCTTATGTTTAtgttataattttttttgtttttgtcaGGTGCTCGCTTGTATTCTATCCGTTGTTGATGACACACAGTTGATTAAAAAGGTTGGTTACAAAAGCTTGCTGTTTTCTTGGACTTTATGTCTAGAACGCCATTCTCTAAacgtttaaaattttaattttatttgcaGATTATAATTCGTGAACTACAAGCAGTCCTGAAGGATCTGATCTTGGATAAGGTGCTTATTTCATGCCTTCTAATACATcctattcattcatatggatttcaATTTTACGACTTTTCCAGAAACTTGTCATCAAATTAAACACCTCTAACTGTTATCTTGATGCTATTTCAGAATGGAAGGCGCCCTTTATTGCAACTTCTACATCCAAACTGTTCACGTTATCTAAGTCCCGATGATTTGTCGTTGTTAGATTCATCTATTCCTTCTATACTTGTAAAGGTAACTCGAAGTTTTTAATACTCGTATCCTTTTTAACATCTTTGCATTATAAAGTAAGATTGGAATTTTATTGTTTTGATTTGTTTTGGTCATCAGGGTGAGTCAGAACCTGAAGTTAAATCTTCAGATGTTGAAGGTGACGAGGAAATGAGCGACGCTGACGAAAATGTAAAATCGGTAGCTGGTGGAAAGAAAGATCCAATCGTAAGGAGACGCGAGTTATTGGTTGATAGTGGACTTGCAGAGGTTTGTCATGTTTATTGTAGTGGTGTTTAAATTTGCGTTTTGGCACTGATTAAGTGATTATCACTTTCAAAATGGACATCACACACCCGCTAAGTGTGTAGATTGGGGTGTTCAATATTTGGTTTCGAACCTATTTAACCCGAAAACCGAACCGCGAAAACCGAATCAAATTTGAATTTTTGGTTCGATTTttaaatttgaattcggttttcagttCGATTTTACTTTTCTGAATTTGGTTTAaacaaccaacaacaacaaaacccaatctgACAAAAGTGGGTTATGGGGAGGTAACATGTAGGCAATTCTTCCCCTATTCTAGAATAAGGAGACACCCCAAGAGTTGAGAAAGTCCACGGGTTTTAAACCTGCCTGAAGTTCTGTTCTCTCCCAGTGTTCTATGGATTCCCAgtgttctatggatagagagattgcttccgaatgggaCCTATGACCAATAAGTAGGTTAATCAAAATTGAgagacgtcatgaaaatggtagaatcaaatttccatgggttttaaatctgcctgaagttcaatttaggctctaagcggcagtctaAGTCTCTAATAAACCGATGCTTGCTTGCTGTTGAATTCGGTGTAAACGAAAACTGAATTCaactaataatatattaaattattactCG
This genomic window from Rutidosis leptorrhynchoides isolate AG116_Rl617_1_P2 chromosome 2, CSIRO_AGI_Rlap_v1, whole genome shotgun sequence contains:
- the LOC139891501 gene encoding pumilio homolog 24, which codes for MGFKKQESANNKRKLSKGAGDGGKFSPKTKKLKTPSNTTQQPNKPFNKKPFNSSKPKFNKSDTPQDAPKTKRELRIQSKELAEARKKKRKPHYTLEQELASLWEKMRRRNIAKEDRSKLVSEALRKMKGKIHEIAGSHVSCRVLQTCAKYCTQDERNAVFEELRPHFLTLACNTYAVHLITKLLDNASKEQLADFISLLRGHVASLLRHMVGSVVVEHAYHLGNADQKQSLLMELYSTELQLFKDLSLVKERRLVDIIAKLNLNKSAVVRHMSAVFQPILEKGIVDHSILHKALVEYFTIADKTSAADVIQHLSSALLVRMIHTKDGSKIGILCIKHGSAQERKKIIKGMKGHVSKIALDRFGSMVLACILSVVDDTQLIKKIIIRELQAVLKDLILDKNGRRPLLQLLHPNCSRYLSPDDLSLLDSSIPSILVKGESEPEVKSSDVEGDEEMSDADENVKSVAGGKKDPIVRRRELLVDSGLAESLIDACSESAEELLRSNHGKDVLFEVATGGADGILHPHLDEKLKSLHEAIASQVAAPIEEGQEEEHLLENFHSSRTIRKLILESSAFASVLWENAFKGKCKTWAQGHSAKVVCAYLETSDPKVLKLAKKELQPLLDNGALKLPEQSQQEKPSKQPKKSSKQTKKVK